From Streptomyces chrestomyceticus JCM 4735, one genomic window encodes:
- a CDS encoding TrmH family RNA methyltransferase — translation MGTPELISPRSARVAAARRLARRNFRGKERRFIAEGPQAVREAVEHRSGGERTLVELFATPEAAERHAEIVDAVRAAGVPVRFADDATIAELSQTVTPQGLIGVCRFLDSPFEEILAARPKLVAVLANVRDPGNAGTVLRCADAAGADAVVLTDASVDLYNPKSVRASVGSLFHLPVAVGVPVEQVVGGLREAGVRIVAADGAGADDLDAELDAGTMSGPTAWVFGNEAWGLPAETRALADAVVRVPIHGKAESLNLATAAAVCLYASARAQRTTGGCRSASRD, via the coding sequence ATGGGCACCCCCGAGTTGATCTCCCCGCGTTCCGCCCGCGTCGCCGCCGCCCGGCGGCTGGCCCGCCGCAACTTCCGCGGCAAGGAGCGCCGGTTCATCGCCGAGGGCCCGCAGGCCGTACGGGAAGCCGTCGAGCACCGCTCCGGCGGCGAGCGCACGCTCGTCGAGCTGTTCGCCACCCCGGAGGCCGCCGAGCGGCACGCGGAGATCGTCGACGCGGTGCGGGCGGCCGGGGTGCCGGTCCGTTTCGCCGACGACGCGACCATCGCCGAGCTGTCCCAGACCGTCACCCCGCAGGGCCTGATCGGCGTCTGCCGGTTCCTGGACTCGCCCTTCGAGGAGATCCTGGCCGCCCGGCCCAAGCTGGTCGCGGTGCTCGCCAACGTACGCGACCCCGGCAACGCCGGTACGGTGCTGCGCTGCGCGGACGCCGCGGGCGCCGACGCTGTCGTGCTGACCGACGCCTCCGTGGATCTCTACAACCCGAAGTCGGTCCGCGCCTCGGTCGGCTCGCTCTTCCACCTCCCGGTCGCGGTGGGCGTACCGGTCGAACAGGTGGTCGGCGGGCTGCGGGAGGCCGGCGTACGCATCGTGGCGGCCGACGGCGCGGGCGCCGACGACCTGGACGCCGAGCTGGACGCGGGCACCATGAGCGGCCCCACCGCCTGGGTGTTCGGCAACGAGGCGTGGGGGCTGCCGGCGGAGACCCGCGCACTGGCGGACGCCGTGGTGCGGGTGCCCATCCACGGCAAGGCCGAGAGCCTCAACCTGGCCACGGCCGCCGCCGTCTGCCTGTACGCCTCGGCCCGCGCCCAGCGCACCACCGGAGGGTGCCGCTCCGCCTCGCGCGACTAG
- a CDS encoding ATP-binding protein, with product MSTKASGTTVAAGPCPDGGSVPLGADPAGAGLHPDDLPDGLVVADETGRVVCFNAAAARITAIDPHDALGRPLEKALPLQDIEGRRWWQLTDPYGGLAIRKGQPERNLLLGGREVLVSARYVRSHPTGPVRRLVVALRGTEARRRTELSHAELIATVAHELRSPLTSVKGFTATLLQKWERFTDDQKRLMLETVDADANRVTRLIAELLDISRIDSGRLEVRRQRVDMVAAVRRHVQAQATAGQLPDRFLIRTTGPLPDLWADPDKVDQVLGNLLENAVRHGEGTVTIEVEPASSGSGAEGTSVTVSDEGPGIPEESMSRVFTRFWRGSKRGGTGLGLYIVKGIVEAHGGTVTVGRAPAGGALFRFILPVGTPAFMV from the coding sequence ATGAGTACGAAGGCATCCGGTACGACAGTCGCCGCCGGTCCCTGTCCGGACGGCGGCTCCGTGCCGCTCGGGGCTGATCCCGCCGGTGCCGGGCTCCACCCGGACGACCTGCCCGACGGCCTGGTCGTCGCCGACGAGACCGGCCGGGTCGTCTGCTTCAACGCCGCCGCGGCCCGGATCACCGCCATCGACCCGCACGACGCGCTGGGCCGCCCGCTGGAGAAGGCGCTGCCGCTCCAGGACATCGAGGGCCGCCGCTGGTGGCAGCTCACCGACCCGTACGGGGGACTGGCGATCCGCAAGGGCCAGCCGGAGCGCAACCTGCTGCTCGGCGGGCGTGAGGTGCTGGTGTCCGCGCGGTACGTCCGCAGCCACCCCACCGGGCCCGTCCGGCGGCTGGTCGTCGCGCTGCGCGGCACCGAGGCGCGGCGCCGCACCGAGCTGTCCCACGCCGAGCTGATCGCCACCGTCGCCCACGAGCTGCGCTCGCCGCTGACCTCGGTGAAGGGCTTCACCGCCACCCTGCTGCAGAAGTGGGAGCGGTTCACCGACGACCAGAAGCGGCTGATGCTGGAGACCGTGGACGCGGACGCCAACCGCGTCACCCGGCTCATCGCCGAGCTGCTGGACATCTCCCGCATCGACTCGGGCCGGCTGGAGGTGCGCCGCCAGCGGGTGGACATGGTCGCCGCCGTACGCCGGCACGTCCAGGCCCAGGCGACGGCGGGGCAGTTGCCCGACCGTTTCCTGATCCGGACGACCGGGCCGCTGCCCGATCTGTGGGCGGATCCGGACAAGGTCGACCAGGTGCTGGGCAATCTGCTGGAAAACGCGGTACGGCACGGCGAGGGAACCGTCACCATCGAGGTGGAGCCCGCATCGAGCGGCTCCGGAGCGGAAGGGACGAGCGTCACCGTGAGCGACGAGGGCCCCGGCATCCCCGAGGAGTCGATGAGCCGCGTCTTCACCCGCTTCTGGCGGGGCAGCAAACGCGGCGGCACCGGCCTGGGCCTCTACATCGTCAAGGGCATCGTCGAGGCCCACGGCGGCACCGTCACGGTCGGCCGCGCGCCCGCCGGCGGCGCCCTGTTCCGATTTATCCTGCCCGTCGGGACCCCGGCCTTCATGGTCTGA